A window of the Verrucomicrobiota bacterium genome harbors these coding sequences:
- a CDS encoding DUF1080 domain-containing protein, with product MKTLRPTLAASLLVATLTVAAADRGKPIKLTDGKTFAGWVGDTNKTWRIVDGAFVGGTLDAKVPRNEFLRSERAFTNFVLRVKFRLVGTEGFVNGGVQIRSQPALQPPNEMVGYQCDIGDGWWGAIYDETRRNKVLVKPDAGAVAKAVKKGEWNEYEIRAEGRRIRTSINGVAMVDYTEPDDSIPQHGLLGLQVHGGGKTEMSYKDITVEELP from the coding sequence ATGAAAACGCTCCGCCCGACACTCGCCGCCTCGCTGCTCGTCGCCACGCTCACCGTCGCCGCGGCGGACCGGGGCAAGCCCATCAAACTCACCGACGGCAAGACCTTCGCCGGGTGGGTCGGCGACACCAACAAGACGTGGCGCATCGTGGACGGCGCGTTCGTCGGCGGCACGCTCGACGCGAAAGTGCCGCGCAACGAGTTCCTGCGCAGCGAGCGCGCGTTCACCAATTTCGTCCTCCGCGTGAAGTTCAGGCTCGTGGGCACGGAGGGCTTCGTGAACGGCGGCGTGCAAATCCGCAGCCAGCCCGCCCTCCAGCCGCCCAACGAGATGGTCGGCTACCAGTGCGACATCGGCGACGGCTGGTGGGGTGCCATCTACGACGAGACCCGCCGCAACAAGGTGCTGGTCAAGCCGGACGCCGGAGCCGTTGCGAAGGCGGTGAAGAAGGGCGAATGGAACGAATACGAAATCCGCGCCGAGGGCAGACGCATCCGCACCTCGATCAACGGCGTGGCGATGGTGGACTACACGGAGCCCGATGACAGCATCCCGCAGCACGGGTTGCTCGGCTTGCAAGTCCACGGCGGCGGCAAGACGGAGATGAGCTACAAGGACATCACGGTCGAGGAACTGCCCTAG
- the dnaB gene encoding replicative DNA helicase, translating into MIDTVDSPAPPPPNPPPDLKRGVRQRAKIESARVDREPPHSEDAERAVMACLLLEPSACIPVCIGRFKGDANVFYDPRHQVLYDTLVEMFDEQAKIDVITVHQRLKERGKVDMLGGVPGLSALQLAVGSAASLDHYADIVRAKHLLRQMIATCSGVISRLYDQEGDVDEIMDEVERDVLKVCEARVEPTVRSIKDLTHHAIGQVQAFHENKGALRGLSTGFPDLDRITTGLQPGEMIVIAARPSMGKTSLAMNIAENVVLGERPLPVGVFSLEMTAESLVLRILCSHARVNMRQMREGFMEEREFPRLTTAAGRLCTAPLFIDDTSGLSILQLRAKARRMAQQYGVRLFVIDYLQLLHSTAARSKENRQQEIAEISSGIKALAKELRVPVIVLAQLNREIEKDRGRKPRLSDLRESGAIEQDADLVGLLYKPATEDDEDGAPPEGHDGLPVNLFIAKQRNGPTGDIPLTFLKGYTRFESAAKISADDVPGE; encoded by the coding sequence ATGATTGACACCGTTGACTCGCCCGCGCCCCCACCGCCGAACCCGCCGCCCGACTTGAAGCGCGGCGTGCGCCAGCGCGCGAAAATCGAGAGCGCGCGCGTGGACCGCGAGCCGCCGCATTCCGAGGACGCCGAGCGCGCCGTGATGGCGTGCCTGCTGCTCGAGCCGTCCGCGTGCATTCCCGTCTGCATCGGGCGCTTCAAGGGCGACGCGAACGTCTTCTACGACCCGCGCCATCAGGTGCTCTACGACACCCTGGTGGAGATGTTCGATGAGCAGGCAAAGATCGACGTCATCACCGTTCACCAGCGCCTCAAGGAGCGCGGCAAGGTGGACATGCTCGGCGGCGTGCCGGGACTTTCCGCGCTTCAACTCGCCGTCGGATCCGCGGCCAGCCTCGATCATTACGCGGACATCGTCCGCGCGAAACACCTCCTGCGCCAGATGATCGCCACGTGCTCGGGCGTCATCAGCCGCCTTTACGATCAGGAAGGCGACGTGGACGAGATCATGGACGAGGTCGAGCGCGACGTGCTCAAAGTCTGCGAGGCGCGCGTCGAGCCGACGGTGAGATCCATCAAGGACCTCACGCATCACGCGATCGGGCAGGTCCAGGCGTTCCACGAAAACAAGGGCGCGCTGAGAGGGCTGTCGACGGGGTTCCCGGATCTCGACCGGATCACGACCGGGTTGCAGCCGGGCGAGATGATCGTCATCGCCGCGCGCCCGTCGATGGGCAAGACCTCGCTTGCCATGAACATCGCGGAGAACGTCGTGCTGGGCGAACGGCCGCTGCCCGTCGGGGTGTTCAGCCTGGAAATGACCGCCGAATCCCTCGTGCTGCGCATCTTGTGCTCGCACGCGCGCGTGAACATGCGGCAGATGCGCGAAGGCTTCATGGAGGAGCGGGAATTCCCGCGGCTGACCACCGCGGCGGGCCGGCTGTGCACCGCGCCGCTGTTCATCGACGACACCTCGGGCCTTTCCATCCTTCAGCTCCGCGCCAAGGCCCGGCGCATGGCGCAGCAGTATGGCGTGCGGCTCTTCGTCATTGACTACCTCCAGTTGCTCCATTCTACTGCGGCGCGCTCGAAGGAAAACCGGCAGCAGGAGATCGCGGAAATCTCGAGCGGCATCAAGGCGCTGGCCAAGGAACTGCGGGTTCCCGTCATCGTTTTGGCCCAGCTCAACCGTGAAATCGAGAAGGACCGCGGCCGCAAGCCGCGCCTTTCCGACCTCCGCGAATCCGGCGCCATCGAGCAGGACGCCGACCTGGTCGGGTTGCTTTACAAGCCCGCCACCGAAGACGATGAAGACGGCGCCCCGCCCGAGGGACACGACGGGCTGCCCGTGAACCTCTTCATCGCCAAGCAGCGCAACGGCCCGACCGGGGACATTCCGCTGACGTTCCTGAAAGGCTACACCCGGTTCGAAAGCGCCGCGAAAATCAGCGCGGACGATGTGCCGGGCGAGTGA
- the bamA gene encoding outer membrane protein assembly factor BamA → MCRASDTGRGTRLRRSGETTNEHECTRMKPRRGATWILFQPGPSAPARTRSRSRPTPIPHDPMNRKLLRRYCILFALLAYWVTAQAQVPALPPVRAIEIEHIGPPAVGDARIHSFIRLKVGDPFNRSIVDEDIRRLYDTGNFYNIRIGEELVAGGFKIIYRVQGKPRIEDIRFEGNKQKSTSSLLKKITSKPGQPLDDHKLYTDAEAIKKLYQLSGYQKTQVKPTISINEAAGRGTVTFEITESPKVKIKNIVFDGATEFTQKKLAGVLKTKRRWMFSWITGSGVLKDDEFDEDLERLAEFYRNEGYIDFRAVELKDVKFEQTDPKWVTIRIPIFEGRKYNVGTVAFKGNSLFPAEQIRAGWEAGRGIQMTEGKTFTPKGLETDLRAIRDFYGAKGYITARADAAKNPNVETGNIDLVYEIVESDKAYVERIDIRGNIKTKEKVIRRELAIAPGETFDMVSVNLSRQRIENLNYFEKVETAPEPTDVPNRKNLVLTVEEKNTGNFSLGAGFSSIDSVLGFVEVTQGNFDLFKPPYFTGGGQKGRLRLSYGARRQDYVATFVEPWFLDRKLALGADVYHRNSDYNVLLYDEVQTGARISLERALGSDFLRGNFTYTIESVGIKNVATNASPELVGETGRSLVSKVGLGLSYDTRRGGLIPSGGQRTGITAELAGGPLGGENDFYKLELGSSWYFPGFREGHLLELGGRIGSVEPYGSSTNITIFNRYFLGGPRTLRGFEYYGVGPRDSLREPFGGKTYWMSSVEYSVPTIIDRLRAAVFYDIGNVYTSAFSFNPNKARGEVLYSDNYGVGVRLNLPFGPLRLDYGWPIKKDAFTGGGGRFNFDVGFTRDF, encoded by the coding sequence ATGTGCCGGGCGAGTGACACCGGTCGAGGAACGCGGTTGCGGCGGTCCGGTGAAACCACGAATGAACACGAATGCACGCGAATGAAGCCACGACGTGGAGCGACCTGGATTCTGTTTCAACCGGGTCCATCTGCGCCGGCCCGCACCCGTTCCCGGAGTAGACCCACTCCCATCCCACACGACCCGATGAACCGCAAACTGCTCCGCCGTTACTGCATCCTCTTCGCGCTGCTCGCCTACTGGGTGACCGCGCAGGCGCAGGTGCCCGCATTGCCGCCCGTCCGCGCCATCGAGATCGAGCACATCGGCCCGCCCGCCGTCGGCGACGCGCGCATCCACTCCTTCATCCGCCTCAAAGTGGGAGACCCGTTCAACCGCAGCATCGTGGACGAGGACATTCGCCGGCTTTACGACACCGGCAACTTCTACAACATCCGCATCGGGGAGGAACTCGTGGCGGGCGGATTCAAGATCATTTACAGGGTGCAGGGCAAACCGCGGATCGAGGACATCCGCTTCGAGGGCAACAAGCAGAAGAGCACCTCCTCCCTGCTCAAGAAAATCACGTCCAAACCCGGCCAACCGCTCGACGATCACAAGCTCTACACCGACGCCGAGGCGATCAAGAAACTCTACCAGCTTTCCGGCTACCAGAAGACGCAGGTCAAACCCACCATCAGCATCAACGAGGCCGCCGGCCGCGGCACCGTCACCTTTGAGATCACCGAGTCGCCCAAGGTGAAGATCAAGAACATCGTCTTCGACGGCGCGACCGAGTTCACCCAAAAGAAACTCGCCGGCGTGCTCAAGACCAAGCGGCGCTGGATGTTCTCGTGGATCACCGGCTCCGGCGTGCTCAAGGACGACGAGTTCGACGAGGACCTCGAGCGCCTCGCCGAGTTCTACCGGAACGAGGGCTACATCGACTTCCGCGCCGTGGAGCTGAAGGACGTGAAGTTCGAGCAGACCGATCCCAAGTGGGTGACCATCCGCATCCCCATCTTCGAGGGCCGCAAATACAACGTCGGCACCGTGGCCTTCAAGGGCAACAGCCTCTTCCCCGCCGAGCAAATCCGCGCCGGCTGGGAGGCGGGCCGCGGCATCCAGATGACCGAGGGCAAGACGTTCACGCCGAAGGGGCTCGAGACCGACCTGCGCGCCATCCGGGATTTCTACGGGGCCAAGGGATACATCACCGCGCGCGCCGATGCAGCGAAGAATCCAAACGTCGAGACCGGCAACATCGACCTCGTCTACGAGATCGTTGAAAGCGACAAGGCTTACGTCGAGCGCATCGACATCCGCGGCAACATCAAAACCAAGGAGAAGGTCATCCGCCGCGAACTGGCCATCGCGCCGGGCGAGACCTTCGACATGGTGAGCGTGAACCTCAGCCGCCAGCGCATCGAGAACCTGAACTACTTCGAGAAGGTCGAAACCGCGCCCGAGCCCACCGACGTGCCGAACCGCAAGAACCTCGTCCTCACCGTCGAGGAGAAGAACACCGGCAACTTCTCCCTCGGCGCGGGCTTCAGCTCCATCGACAGCGTGCTCGGATTCGTCGAGGTCACACAGGGCAACTTCGACCTGTTCAAGCCGCCCTACTTCACCGGCGGCGGGCAGAAGGGGCGCCTGCGCCTCTCCTACGGCGCGCGCCGCCAGGATTACGTGGCGACGTTTGTCGAACCGTGGTTCCTCGACCGCAAGCTCGCCCTCGGTGCCGATGTCTATCACCGCAATTCCGACTACAACGTCCTCCTCTACGACGAGGTGCAAACCGGCGCACGCATCAGCCTGGAACGCGCGCTCGGGAGCGACTTCCTCCGCGGAAACTTCACCTACACCATCGAAAGCGTCGGCATCAAGAACGTCGCCACCAACGCCTCGCCGGAACTCGTGGGCGAGACGGGGCGCAGCCTCGTTTCGAAAGTCGGCCTCGGCCTCAGCTACGACACCCGCCGCGGCGGGCTCATCCCCAGCGGCGGCCAGCGCACGGGCATCACGGCCGAACTTGCCGGCGGCCCGCTCGGCGGCGAGAACGACTTCTACAAGCTCGAACTCGGCAGCTCCTGGTATTTCCCCGGCTTCCGCGAGGGGCACCTGCTCGAACTCGGCGGCCGCATCGGCTCGGTCGAGCCTTACGGCAGCTCGACGAACATCACCATCTTCAACCGTTACTTCCTCGGCGGCCCGCGCACGTTGCGCGGCTTCGAGTATTACGGCGTCGGCCCGCGCGACTCGCTCCGCGAGCCCTTCGGCGGCAAGACCTACTGGATGAGCTCCGTCGAATACAGCGTCCCCACTATCATCGACCGCCTCCGCGCGGCCGTCTTCTACGACATCGGCAACGTCTACACGAGCGCCTTCAGCTTCAACCCGAACAAGGCGCGCGGCGAAGTGCTTTACAGCGACAACTACGGCGTGGGCGTGCGCCTCAACCTGCCCTTCGGCCCGCTGCGCCTCGACTACGGCTGGCCCATCAAGAAGGATGCCTTCACCGGCGGCGGCGGTCGCTTCAACTTCGACGTGGGATTCACACGCGACTTCTAG
- a CDS encoding GntP family permease, whose translation MDPLWILLIGIVVVMGGILAFRLHAFLALVLGALVVGALTSERALVDFAMKNKMSPQEAKTLANRSASERVAREFGSTCGKIGILIAMASIVGKCLLDSGGADKIVRGVLGVLGESRAPLAFLTSGYLLGIPVFFDTVFLLMIPVGKAMRLRTGRNYLFYILTIIAGATMTHSLAPPTPGPLFVAAALNVNMGLMILGGCVVSAFTAVAGYSWAKWVNRRNEIPLRESPNTNLAELEQLAKRDEQALPPFWLSLLPIVLPVFLISGDTLLASLLKSRPPGEVAAELKALASWFHTLGDPNIALALSAAIALGLLAWQKRSSLASLGAATQDALSEAGLIILITAAGGAFGGVLQQSGIGPRIQELSTHHNIAILPLAFCVTALIRVAQGSATVAMITTVGMLGGMADPAQMGFHPVYLALAIGCGSKPVPWMNDSGFWVVCKMSGLTEREALKFYSPMVTLMGFVGLAVVIVLAKLFPMM comes from the coding sequence ATGGACCCGCTTTGGATTCTCCTCATCGGCATCGTGGTTGTGATGGGCGGCATCCTGGCCTTCCGGCTGCACGCTTTTCTCGCGCTGGTCCTCGGCGCGCTCGTCGTCGGCGCGCTCACCAGCGAGCGGGCGCTGGTGGACTTCGCGATGAAGAACAAGATGTCTCCGCAGGAGGCCAAGACGCTGGCGAACCGCTCCGCGTCCGAGCGCGTCGCGCGCGAGTTCGGCTCCACGTGCGGCAAGATTGGCATCCTCATCGCCATGGCCTCCATCGTCGGCAAGTGCCTGCTCGACTCCGGCGGCGCGGACAAGATCGTGCGCGGCGTGCTCGGCGTGCTCGGCGAGTCGCGCGCGCCGCTGGCCTTTCTCACGAGCGGCTACCTGCTCGGCATCCCGGTCTTCTTCGACACGGTGTTCCTGCTCATGATTCCCGTCGGCAAAGCCATGCGCCTGCGCACCGGGCGCAACTATCTCTTCTACATCCTCACGATCATCGCGGGCGCAACCATGACGCACTCGCTCGCGCCGCCGACGCCCGGCCCGCTGTTCGTCGCCGCGGCACTCAACGTGAACATGGGCCTGATGATCCTCGGCGGCTGCGTGGTGAGCGCGTTCACGGCCGTCGCCGGTTACTCCTGGGCGAAGTGGGTCAACCGCCGCAACGAAATCCCGTTGCGCGAGTCGCCAAACACGAACCTCGCAGAGCTTGAACAACTCGCGAAGCGCGACGAGCAGGCCCTGCCGCCGTTCTGGCTCTCGCTGCTGCCCATCGTGCTGCCGGTGTTTCTCATCAGCGGCGACACGCTGCTCGCGTCGCTGCTCAAGTCGCGGCCGCCCGGGGAAGTCGCGGCGGAATTGAAGGCGCTCGCGTCGTGGTTCCACACGCTCGGGGACCCGAACATCGCGCTCGCCCTCTCGGCGGCCATCGCACTCGGCCTGCTCGCGTGGCAGAAGCGCTCGAGCCTCGCCTCGCTGGGCGCGGCCACGCAGGACGCGCTCTCGGAAGCCGGGCTGATCATCCTCATCACGGCGGCGGGCGGCGCGTTCGGCGGCGTGCTGCAACAGAGCGGCATCGGCCCGCGCATCCAGGAACTCTCGACGCACCACAACATTGCCATCCTGCCGCTCGCGTTCTGTGTCACCGCGCTCATCCGCGTCGCGCAAGGCTCGGCCACCGTCGCGATGATCACGACCGTGGGCATGCTCGGCGGCATGGCGGACCCGGCGCAGATGGGGTTTCATCCGGTCTACCTCGCGCTGGCGATCGGCTGCGGCTCCAAGCCCGTGCCGTGGATGAACGACAGCGGCTTCTGGGTCGTGTGCAAGATGAGCGGGCTGACTGAGCGCGAGGCGCTGAAGTTCTACTCGCCGATGGTGACGCTGATGGGCTTTGTCGGCCTCGCCGTGGTCATCGTGCTGGCGAAGCTGTTTCCGATGATGTGA
- a CDS encoding SDR family NAD(P)-dependent oxidoreductase: MNCSSNSTPPPRPRLPSRPPRPATSAPNPSNPSPSPSRRRTRRSNPIPPLASHLDSMPSLANKWVLITGASAGFGAAAARAFAREGCNLLLGARRGDRLEAVAAECRALGAPSAHACRMDVGSTPSVNAFADWTKSLTPKVDVLINNAGGAHGLDTVANGRDEDWDAMVQSNFLGVMRVTRAILPLMLNNPGSYILNIGSVAGIVAYEGGSVYCGVKAAELMITRALRLELCGTGVRVGSIDPGMAETEFSLVRFKGDKSRSDKVYEGVEPLTAEDVAELLVFCASRPPHVCVDQLLVKCTDQAAIHKVHRRTAR; encoded by the coding sequence ATGAATTGCTCAAGCAACTCAACGCCACCGCCCCGCCCCCGACTCCCGAGCCGCCCGCCAAGACCGGCGACCTCGGCACCAAACCCGTCGAACCCGTCGCCAAGCCCATCGAGAAGAAGGACGAGAAGAAGTAATCCGATCCCCCCTCTTGCTTCTCACCTCGATTCCATGCCCTCCCTTGCCAACAAGTGGGTCCTCATCACGGGCGCGTCCGCCGGCTTCGGCGCCGCCGCCGCGCGGGCGTTCGCGCGTGAAGGCTGCAACCTTTTGCTCGGCGCCCGCCGGGGGGACCGCCTCGAAGCCGTCGCCGCCGAGTGCCGCGCGCTGGGCGCGCCTTCCGCGCATGCGTGCAGGATGGATGTGGGCAGCACGCCGAGCGTGAACGCCTTTGCAGACTGGACCAAGTCCCTCACGCCGAAGGTGGACGTGCTCATCAACAACGCCGGCGGCGCGCACGGGCTCGACACGGTGGCCAACGGCAGGGACGAGGATTGGGACGCGATGGTGCAGAGCAACTTCCTCGGCGTCATGCGGGTGACCCGCGCCATCCTGCCGCTGATGCTCAACAACCCCGGCAGCTACATCCTGAACATCGGCTCGGTGGCCGGCATCGTCGCTTACGAAGGCGGCTCGGTGTATTGCGGCGTGAAGGCGGCCGAGTTGATGATCACCCGCGCGCTGCGCCTCGAACTCTGCGGCACCGGCGTGCGCGTCGGCTCGATCGACCCCGGCATGGCCGAAACGGAGTTCAGCCTGGTGCGCTTCAAGGGCGACAAGTCGCGCTCGGACAAGGTTTACGAGGGAGTCGAGCCGCTCACGGCGGAGGATGTCGCGGAGTTGCTCGTCTTCTGCGCGAGCCGTCCGCCCCACGTCTGCGTGGACCAACTCCTCGTCAAGTGCACCGACCAGGCCGCCATCCACAAGGTGCACCGTCGCACCGCCAGGTAG
- the hisA gene encoding phosphoribosylformimino-5-aminoimidazole carboxamide ribotide isomerase gives MFRPCIDLHEGRVKQIVGGTLGDDPAALRTNFTSPRPAAWFAQLYKRDGLRGGHVIQLGPGNEIAAREALAAFPGGLQVGGGVNLDNARAWLDAGASHVIVTSWVFRDAQLDFDRVRALVAAIGRERLVLDLSCRKRDGRYWVVTDRWQKFTEFAVNGSALARLAAFCDEFLIHAVDVEGLCGGVDLELVSQLAETSPLPTTYAGGARSLLDLEEVTRTGRGRIHLTIGSALDIFGGTGVRYEDCVAFNKSHPSPPSHGTDVPRH, from the coding sequence GTGTTCCGTCCCTGCATCGACCTGCACGAAGGCCGCGTGAAACAAATCGTCGGCGGCACACTCGGCGATGACCCCGCCGCGCTCCGCACGAACTTCACCTCGCCCCGCCCCGCCGCTTGGTTCGCCCAACTCTACAAGCGCGACGGACTCCGCGGCGGCCACGTGATCCAGCTCGGCCCCGGCAATGAAATCGCCGCCCGCGAGGCGCTCGCCGCATTCCCCGGCGGTCTCCAGGTCGGCGGCGGCGTGAATCTCGACAACGCCCGCGCGTGGCTCGACGCCGGCGCCTCGCACGTCATCGTCACCTCCTGGGTTTTCCGCGACGCGCAGCTCGACTTCGACCGCGTCCGCGCGCTCGTCGCCGCCATCGGGCGCGAACGGCTCGTGCTCGACCTGAGCTGCCGCAAACGCGACGGCCGCTACTGGGTCGTCACCGACCGCTGGCAGAAGTTCACCGAGTTCGCCGTCAACGGATCCGCCCTCGCGCGGCTGGCGGCGTTCTGCGATGAATTCCTCATTCACGCCGTCGACGTTGAGGGCCTCTGCGGCGGCGTGGACCTCGAACTCGTCTCGCAGCTCGCAGAAACTTCGCCGCTCCCGACGACTTACGCCGGCGGCGCGCGCTCGCTGCTCGACCTCGAGGAAGTCACGCGCACCGGCCGCGGACGCATCCACCTCACCATCGGCAGCGCGCTGGACATCTTTGGTGGAACCGGCGTCCGCTACGAAGACTGCGTCGCATTCAACAAGTCCCATCCGTCCCCTCCATCCCACGGGACCGATGTGCCGCGCCACTGA
- a CDS encoding OmpH family outer membrane protein → MKLRFAAAALAALALSATPLRAADLKLATVNLKKTFDDYWKTKQADKILKEDGEALQTRYNGMMEDLKKSADEYRKLLEAAADTAISETERAKRKKTAEDKERNLKDMDNALKTWMRSADAQVQEKKRNLREKILTEIRSYIEARAKAGGFIAVLDSSSESLSNAPILLYNGGLTDLTDELLKQLNATAPPPTPEPPAKTGDLGTKPVEPVAKPIEKKDEKK, encoded by the coding sequence ATGAAACTACGCTTCGCCGCCGCCGCCCTCGCCGCCCTCGCATTGTCGGCGACGCCGCTTCGCGCCGCCGACCTCAAGCTCGCCACGGTCAACCTCAAGAAGACCTTCGACGACTACTGGAAGACCAAGCAGGCCGACAAAATCCTCAAGGAAGACGGCGAGGCGCTCCAAACCCGCTACAACGGCATGATGGAGGACTTGAAGAAGTCCGCCGACGAATATCGCAAACTCCTCGAGGCCGCCGCCGACACCGCCATCTCCGAGACCGAGCGCGCCAAGCGCAAGAAAACCGCCGAGGACAAGGAGCGCAACCTCAAGGACATGGATAACGCGCTCAAGACGTGGATGCGCTCCGCCGACGCGCAGGTGCAGGAAAAGAAGCGCAACCTCCGCGAGAAAATCCTCACGGAAATCCGCTCCTACATCGAGGCGCGCGCCAAGGCGGGCGGCTTCATTGCCGTGCTCGACTCCTCCTCCGAGAGCCTCAGCAACGCGCCGATCCTCCTCTACAACGGCGGCCTCACCGACCTCACGGATGAATTGCTCAAGCAACTCAACGCCACCGCCCCGCCCCCGACTCCCGAGCCGCCCGCCAAGACCGGCGACCTCGGCACCAAACCCGTCGAACCCGTCGCCAAGCCCATCGAGAAGAAGGACGAGAAGAAGTAA
- a CDS encoding cation-translocating P-type ATPase — protein sequence MPPAPPATEFAVRGMNCQGCVRHVADAIQSVPGVETAVVDLASARATVRWKSGATPANDAVTAAVKAAGYGAGFIPHSAARTPHAAAESWRASVLLGAAATIPLMIGEWVFGLGMERWWHWTGFALALPTQVFCGGRFYRGAWRLLKAGGANMDTLVALGSTTAFAYSVFGLFAGWHTHLYFMEAASIITVVSAGHWMESLASAKAASALRALLSLAPHTARKLDAAGAESEVPVASLRAEDRVALRPGDRVPVDGDVLEGASAVDEAMLTGESLPVEKSAGAKLFTGTVNQNGRLVMRVTATGESTALAHIISVVQHAQASRANIQKLGDRVSAVFVPVVAVAALATGLWWGLAFESAKSLHTSLAAALWMSHLPGTALAAAFIHAAAVLIVACPCAMGLATPAAIMAGTNAAARRGILIRDGLALEKCGTITAVLFDKTGTLTQGKLAVAATHECGPPGRRQGRLAPLAAALAGPSNHPLSRAVASGLKPTDEAPDWHEVHGWREVRGSGVEMILDDEPARLGSPAWLRECGVDFTPADGFVAQWTGSGATVLGVARGNKLVGAIALRDALKSRAGEVVRELTAGGRRVCLVTGDNTATARAIAAQAGIAAENVFAGVRPERKAEIVRDLQSRGGRVAFVGDGINDAPALEQADLGVAVSRASDVAREAADIVLLRSDIEAVPEALGLAQATLRTIRQNLFWAFFYNAAAVPLAALGFISPILCAAAMGASDVVVIGNALRLARWRHGRRRQGFEPRLWGSPIQHSTPRPAPAKTHPNPPT from the coding sequence ATGCCGCCCGCCCCGCCCGCCACCGAGTTCGCCGTCCGCGGCATGAACTGCCAGGGCTGCGTGCGCCACGTCGCTGACGCCATCCAGTCCGTGCCCGGCGTCGAGACGGCGGTGGTGGACCTCGCTTCCGCGCGCGCGACCGTGCGCTGGAAATCCGGCGCGACTCCCGCGAACGACGCCGTGACCGCCGCCGTAAAAGCCGCCGGCTACGGCGCCGGGTTCATTCCGCATTCCGCAGCCCGCACGCCACACGCCGCTGCCGAAAGCTGGCGCGCGAGCGTGCTGCTCGGCGCGGCCGCCACGATCCCGCTGATGATCGGCGAGTGGGTGTTCGGCCTCGGCATGGAACGCTGGTGGCACTGGACGGGCTTCGCGCTCGCGCTGCCCACGCAGGTGTTTTGCGGCGGCCGCTTCTATCGCGGCGCGTGGCGGCTGCTCAAGGCCGGCGGCGCGAACATGGACACGCTCGTTGCGCTCGGCTCCACCACGGCGTTTGCCTACAGCGTGTTCGGGCTCTTCGCCGGCTGGCACACGCACCTCTATTTCATGGAGGCCGCCTCCATCATCACCGTCGTCAGCGCGGGGCACTGGATGGAATCGCTCGCCAGCGCGAAGGCCGCGTCCGCGCTGCGCGCTCTTCTCAGTCTCGCGCCCCACACCGCGCGCAAACTCGACGCCGCCGGCGCCGAAAGCGAAGTCCCCGTCGCCTCGCTGCGCGCCGAGGACCGCGTCGCGTTGCGCCCCGGCGACCGCGTGCCCGTGGACGGCGACGTGCTCGAGGGCGCGTCCGCCGTGGACGAGGCCATGCTCACCGGCGAGTCGCTCCCCGTCGAAAAGTCCGCGGGCGCGAAGCTCTTCACCGGCACCGTGAATCAAAACGGCCGCCTCGTCATGCGCGTCACCGCCACCGGTGAATCCACCGCCCTCGCGCACATCATCTCCGTCGTGCAGCACGCACAGGCGAGCCGCGCGAACATCCAGAAACTCGGCGACCGCGTCAGCGCCGTGTTCGTTCCCGTCGTCGCGGTCGCCGCCCTCGCCACGGGCTTGTGGTGGGGGCTCGCGTTCGAAAGCGCGAAGTCGCTCCACACGTCACTCGCAGCCGCGCTGTGGATGTCGCACCTGCCCGGCACCGCGCTGGCGGCCGCGTTCATCCACGCCGCCGCCGTGTTGATCGTCGCCTGCCCTTGCGCGATGGGGCTCGCCACCCCCGCCGCCATCATGGCCGGCACCAACGCCGCCGCCCGGCGCGGGATTCTCATCCGCGACGGCCTCGCGCTCGAGAAATGCGGCACGATCACCGCCGTGCTCTTCGACAAGACCGGCACCCTCACGCAAGGCAAACTCGCCGTGGCCGCGACGCACGAGTGCGGGCCGCCCGGCCGCCGCCAAGGCCGGCTCGCACCACTCGCGGCCGCGCTCGCCGGGCCTTCGAACCATCCGTTGAGCCGCGCCGTTGCCTCGGGACTCAAACCCACGGACGAAGCCCCCGACTGGCACGAGGTGCACGGCTGGCGCGAAGTCCGCGGCTCCGGCGTCGAGATGATTCTCGACGATGAACCGGCGCGACTGGGTTCGCCCGCGTGGTTGCGCGAATGCGGCGTGGACTTCACGCCCGCGGACGGCTTCGTTGCGCAATGGACCGGCAGCGGCGCGACCGTGCTCGGCGTTGCGCGGGGGAACAAGCTGGTCGGCGCCATCGCCTTGCGCGACGCGCTCAAGTCCCGCGCCGGCGAAGTCGTGCGCGAACTTACCGCCGGCGGGCGCCGCGTCTGCCTCGTCACCGGCGACAACACCGCGACCGCGCGGGCGATCGCGGCGCAGGCGGGCATCGCCGCGGAAAACGTCTTCGCCGGGGTCCGGCCGGAACGGAAGGCCGAGATCGTGCGCGACCTGCAGTCACGCGGCGGGCGCGTGGCCTTTGTCGGCGACGGCATCAACGACGCGCCCGCGCTCGAACAGGCCGACCTCGGCGTGGCGGTGAGCCGCGCGAGCGACGTCGCGCGCGAGGCGGCGGACATCGTGCTGTTGCGCTCCGACATCGAGGCCGTGCCCGAGGCGCTCGGGCTCGCACAAGCGACGCTGCGCACCATCAGGCAGAATCTATTCTGGGCGTTCTTCTACAACGCCGCCGCCGTGCCGCTCGCCGCGCTCGGTTTCATCAGTCCCATCTTGTGCGCCGCCGCGATGGGCGCGAGTGATGTCGTCGTCATCGGCAACGCCCTGCGCCTCGCGCGGTGGCGCCACGGCCGGCGGCGGCAGGGTTTCGAGCCGCGCCTTTGGGGTTCCCCCATTCAACACTCGACACCCCGCCCCGCCCCGGCTAAGACGCACCCAAACCCGCCGACATGA